The genomic interval CCGAGACCTCCGACGGAGAGTTCGACTTCCCCCTGGTCACCACGATCATCCGCGCGACCCGCCTGCCCTGATCCCGCAGTCGCATAAGAGCTGGTTGGACGCAGTACCCAGCTCGACGGATGCGAGGATGGGCGGATGCGAGTGGTGGTTCAGCGCGTGACCGCGGCACGGGTGAGCGTGGACGGTGCGATCGTCGGGGAGATCGAGCCGAATCCACAGGGCTTGGTCGCGCTGGTCGGTGTTACGCACAGCGATACCGAGATGACGGCGAAAGCGCTGGCGGACAAGCTGTGGCGGCTGCGCATCCTCGACGGCGAACGTTCCGCCGCCGACGTCGACGCACCCATCCTGGTGGTCAGCCAGTTCACGCTCTACGCCAACACCGCCAAGGGACGCCGCCCCTCCTGGAACGCCGCGGCACCCGGGCCGGTCGCCGAACCCCTCGTCGACGCCTTCACCCAGGCGCTTCGCGATCTCGGCGCCACCACGGCCACCGGAAAATTCGGCGCCCACATGCACATCGACCTCAGTAACGACGGCCCGGTCACCCTCCTGCTGGAAGCCTGACCTGCCGACCCTCGGACCGCCCCGTGGCCGCCGCCGACGAATGTTAACTCCGAACTTGCTGGAGCACCGGAAGTTCGAGGCCGCACACCGGACGGATTACCCGATCACCTTCGCATTGTCCTGGTCGTAGCCGCCCGGTTTATGGCAGACTCAGGCGCACACGAATGCGGCCGATCGACGACCGTATGTGGAAGGTGATGCGGGAGTTGGGTTCGCGATGACGTTGAGTTCCACCGAACCGGGCACAGCCAACGATGTGGGGACGCTCGAACGCCGGGTAGCCGCCGATCGCAGTGCCGCGCGCGACCGGACAGCGGAATCCGAACTGCGATTGTCCGCCTCCCTCGTCGAGCTAGCCAAAGCGATGCTCGCCACCAAGACCGATAAGAACGCCCGCCGCGACCGCACCATCGAGGCGCTGTCCCCGTCCCAGGAAGCGGTCGGTCTGCGGCTGCACTGGTTCGCCAACGGGAACGTCTCCGCCCGCTCCGCCGGAGAATTACAGGAGGCGCTGCGGGTCTTCGAACAGGTCACCCGCGCCACCAACCGGCGCGAACTGGCCACCAGCACCATCAAGAGCGCGTGCGCGGTCTATCTCAAAGCCGCGCAGACGGATTCGTACGTCGCCGGTATGTGCGCCGACTGTCTCGGCAAGTGCGGCGTCTGGCTGGGCCGCCTCGACCAAGAAGCCGCCGTCGCCGCCACCGAAGAGGCCGCGCGCATCAGAAGTGAACTGGCGACCTCGAATCCGGACCTGGCGGGCAAGTACCTGCAAAGCCTGAGCACACTGCTGCGCACCCTCATGGTCGGCCGCTCGCGCAAGCAGGCGCTGTCGATGTACCGCGAGCGGTACGCCGCCTTCACCTCCACCGGCATGGCAATCCGGCTGCGGGCCTGCGGAATCCGCGACCTCGATCTCACGCCGAAGTCCTACAACGCGTTGCTGGAACTGGAGTGCCGCACGCTGGAGCAGGCGGGTCGGCTCACCCAGCAGCAGATCCTGCGCAAGACCTCCGGCGATCTGTCCACCGTCGAGGAGATCAACTGGCGGCTCGCCCTCGTCGGCTTGCGGCCGATGGCTCCCGGCGAAGATCCGGACCCGCCGTCGGCCCCCGTGGAGATCGGCCCGACCTTCGGCGCGCTCGGCGTCCGCTGCCCCGACCGCGACGCCGTCGCGCAGATCCGTGCCGCCATCGTCGCGGCCTACGCGGCCGACGGCGCCGAGCTGGTCGACAGCGCCACCTACCTCAACGCCGACGAAAAAGACTGGCGGATGGGCGATCCCGAGTTCAACACCGCCGGTTCCCTGGCTGACGACGTGGTGCTGATCGAGATGTCCTACGGCGGCTGGGTCACCGTCATGAGCATGAACTGGGAACTCGCCCCCGTCGGCAAAAACGTGCTGGCTCTGCGCCTTTCGGCCGAATGGCCGGTACTCAGCGTGACGGCGGTCGCCAACTCCTCCTACGAGCTGGTCCGCTACGAGCACGGCAAGCCCACCCAGTACGCCGCCCTCGGCCTGCCCGCCGGCCCGGCCTCCGCACTCGATGAGCCCTTGGGCCCCTTGGATTTCGGCGTCCTCGCCGCATACGGCGCGAACGGGGCCACCGAGACCAAGCTGCGCTCCGCGTTCGGCAACACCCACTCCTTCGCCAACCTGACCTATCTGCCCTCCGGCGGCATCCGCCAGGTTCGTAAAACCATGCCGCTGATCGATCACGATCACGTGCTGTTCTTCCGCAAGGCCGCGACGCCCGAACAGTGACTGTCCGGTCGGTCAATTCGTGCGATTGGGACCGACTGCGGCGGGTATTAGCCCGGTAACCACAGGAGGTTCCACATGTTGGCAATTGCCGCCGCCGTCGCTTTCGGTCTCGCACTGCTGCTCGATCTCGTTGACGAAACCATCGGTTCCATCAACGATCACACGCTGATCACCCTCGGGCTGCTGCTCGCCGCTCTGCATCTAGCGGGCATCGGCACCGCCGCGCGAACCGGCGGCGGCCGGTCCTGGCGTCGTCGCCGGGTCTAGCAAACCCGTAACTGCGCAGCGCTCCAACTGAATTCGAGTAGTTCCCTACTCACGCGGCCACCCCCGCCCCGGACATACGGTCGGTGCATCGTCAAGGTTCACCGACCGAGTCCAGGAGGTTTTCAACCCACTGCACGACCGAGAAATCAGGTCAGGCGCAGAGGGCGCGGGTGTAAGGAACGACGTCACCGATCCAGCGTCGTAGCTGGCTATCGTCGGCTGTTTCCGGCCAGTACACGAATGTGTCGAAGCCGGTCTCGACGGCGAGATCGGCCACAATGCGGGCCCAGCCCGCGGCGTCGGTGCGAATCGGTTCCTCGCCGCGCAGCGTCACCGGACCGGGCGACTCGGTGCTGTGCCCCACCAGCTGCGCCATACGGGCAACGGCGCCCGGATCCCGCCCCGCGTCAATCGCTGCCGCGGAGATAACGTGTTGCGCCCCTTCCCATTTCTCATCCGGAAGGTAATGCGGGATCGGCGCGGCCCAACCGTCCGCGCTGCGCCCGGTCAGAGCACAGCGTGAAAGTCGCCAGGAACCTCAGCCTTGGCACCGGGTTTCCACATCGCACGGATCACGGCGGTCGCCTCCGCCAGCGCTTGCAGCGCTTCGGGATTCGACCGCCGGCTTGCTTCCCGAGCATCGCCCCCGCGGATCGGCAGGCTCCCCAACCGGCCCACCTTGAAACACCACGCACCCCCGACCCGAGGGTGCGGAGGTGCGAGGCAAAGCAAGTGGGAGTAGCTACTCCGGGCGCAGCGTCAGGATGCGCGGGCCGTCTTCGGTGACCGCGACGGTGTGCTCCCAGTGCGCGGAACGTGAACCGTCCAGCGTCACCACGGTCCAGTCGTCGTCGAGCACCTTCGACTGGGTGGTGCCCAGGGTCAGCATCGGCTCGATGGCGAGGACGGAGCCCACCACGAGCTTCGGGCCCTTTCCGGGGGCGCCTTCGTTCGCCAGGAACGGGTCCATGTGCATCTCGCGGCCGATGGCGTGGCCACCGTAGCCGTCGACGATGCCGTAGGAGCGGCCGTGCAGTTCCTCGGCGGCGCGGGTGCCGAGTTCGATGGCGTGCGAGATGTCGGTCAACCGGTTGCCCGGGACCATGGCCTCGATGCCCGCCTCCATCGACAACTTGGTGGCCTCGCTCAGCAGCCGATCGGCTTCAATGATGGTGCCGACGCCGAAGGTCCAGGCCGAATCACCATGCCAGCCATCGAGAATCGCGCCGCAATCGATCGACACCAGATCGCCCTCGACGAGCACATCGTCCGCGTTCGGAATCCCGTGCACGATCCGGTCGTTCACCGACGAGCAGATCGAACCCGGAAACCCGTGGTAGCCCTTGAAGGACGGCACCGCGCCCGCATCGCGGATGACCTGCTCGGCCACCTCGTCCAACTCCAGGGTCGACACCCCGGGCTTGGCGGCCTCGCGCACGGCGACCAGGGCGCGACCGACAATCGCGCCCGCCGCCGCCATGGCGTCGAGTTCACCGGCGGTGCGGAACGGCACCACCTTCTTGGACTTGCGGCCGAAGACCATCAGGTCAGTGCCCCAGCGCCCGCAGCGCGCGAGCGTTCACGTCATCGACCTCGCCGACACCGTCGACGGAGACGACCAGGCCGTCGTAATGAGTCAGCAGCGGCTCGGTCTCCTCGCGGTACACGCGCAACCGGTTGCGGATGACACCTTCGTTGTCGTCGCCGCGGCCGCGGGCCAGCATGCGCTCGACCACGGTGTCCTCCGGCACGACGAAGCACAGCACCGCGTCCAGCTTGCTGTCCATGTCGCCGAGGATCTTCTCCAGCGCGTCGGCCTGATCGACCGTGCGCGGGTAGCCGTCGAGGATGAAGCCGTTGGCGGCGTCGGGCTCGTTCACGCGAGCTTCGACCATGCGGTTGGTGACATCGCTGGGCACCAGATCGCCGGCGTCCATGTACTTCTGCGCTTCGCGGCCCAGCGGGGTCTGCTGGGAGATGTTGGCGCGGAACAGGTCCCCGGTGGAGATGTGCGGGACGCCAAGCTTGTCCGACAGGAGATCGGCCTGAGTACCCTTGCCGGCACCCGGCGGACCGAGCAGTACAACTCTCACTTGAGGAACCCTTCGTAATTTCGATTCATCAGCTGGGACTCGATCTGCTTCACGGTGTCCAGGCCGACACTCACCATGATCAGCACCGCGGTGCCGCCGAACGGGAGATTCTGCATGCCACCGGAGTTGCCGATATCCAGGAACAGGTTGGGGAGCACGGCCACCAGGCCGAGGTAGAGCGAGCCGGGCAGGGTGATGCGGCTCAAGACGAAATTCAGATAGTCGGCGGTCGGCCGACCGGGACGGTACCCGGGGATGAAGCCACCGAACTTCTTCATTTCATCGGCGCGTTCCTCCGGGTTGAAGGTGATCGCCACATAGAAGTAGGTGAAGAAGACGATCAGGCCGAAATAGATGCCGATGTAGACCGGGTTGCCCGGGTTCACCAGGTATTTGTTGATGGCTTCCTGCCACCAGCTCGGATCCGGGTTGTTCGTCGACGACGTCAGCTGCGCGATCAGGTTCGGCAGATACAGCAGTGACGACGCGAAGATGACCGGGATGACGCCGGCCTGGTTCACCTTCAACGGCAGGTAGGTGGAGGAGCCGCCGTACATCTTGCGGCCCACCACGCGCTTGGCGTACTGGACCGGGATCCGGCGCTGACCCTGCTCGACGAAGATCACCGCGGCGATGATGGCCAGCGCGGCCACACACACCAGGCCGAAGACCAGGCCGCCACGGCTGTCCAGAATGTTCTTGCCCTCACTGGGGATTCGCGCGGCGATACCGGCGAAGATCAGCAGCGACATGCCGTTGCCGACACCGCGCTCGGTGATCTGCTCGCCGAACCACATGACCAGCGCCGCACCGGCGGTCATGACCAGCACGATGATGATCATGCCGAAAATGGAGGTGTCGGCGAGGATGTCCTGCTGGCAGCCCTGCAGCAGCTGGCCGCGCGCGGCCAGCGCCACCAGACCGGTGGCCTGCAGAATCGCCAGGGCGATAGACAGATAGCGCGTGTACTGCGTCATCTTGGTCTGGCCGGATTGGCCTTCTTTTCGCAGTTCCTCGAACCGCGGGATAACGACAGTCAGCAGCTGAATAATGATGCTGGCGGTGATGTAGGGCATGATGCCGATCGCGAAGACCGACAACTGCAGCAGCGCCCCACCGGAGAACAGGTTGATCAGCTGGTAGATACCAGCGTTGTCACCACCGGAAACGAGGTCGATACATTCCTGCACCGCCTGGTAATCCACACCGGGGGACGGCAGCGCGGCACCCAGACGGTACAGCGCGATCAACCCCAGCGTGAAGAGAATCTTCCGCCGTAAGTCCGGAGTCCGGAAGGCCGATACGAAGGCGGAAAGCACAGATCCTCCTGGCGAACGACATGGTCATGCCATGGGCGTCTGTGTGTGAACACAGCACACCATGACGGGGCTTGGCAGGCAATGAATGAAACTCTAACAGTGGCACCGGACGAGTACTTCACTCGTCCGGTGCCACATGCTAATTGCAGAGTACCGTCAGCCCAGTTCGGTGACAGTGCCACCGGCCGCGGTGATCTTCTCCTTGGCGGAGCCGGTCACCTTGTCGGCGGTCACCTGGACCGCGACGCCGATTTCACCGTCGCCGAGGACCTTGACCAGCTGGTTCTTGCGAACCGCGCCGGCAGCCACCAGCTCGGCCTTGCCGACCTCGCCGCCCTGCGGGAACAGCTTGGCGATGGCCGAGACATTGACGACCTGGTATTCGACACGGTTCCGGTTGGTGAAGCCCTTGAGCTTGGGCAGCCGCATGTGCAGCGGCATCTGCCCACCCTCGAAGGCGGCCGGAACGTTCTTGCGCGCCTTGGTGCCCTTGGTACCACGGCCCGCGGTCTTGCCCTTGGAGCCTTCACCGCGACCCACACGGGTCTTCTCGGTCTTGGCGCCGGGGGCCGGACGCAGGTGATGAATCTTGATGGTCATGCTTAGACCTCCTCAACTGTTACGAGGTGGCGCACGACGTTGATCAGGCCACGGTTCTGCGGGGTGTCCTCGCGAACCACGGTCTGCCGGATCTTACGCAGGCCGAGCGTGCGCATGCTGTCACGCTGGTTCGCCTTGGCGCCGATCGTGGACTTGATCTGGGTCACCTTGAGCTGTGCCATTTACTTGCCACCTCCAGCGGCCAGAGCGCGCGCACGCAGCATGCCCGCAGGGGCAACATCCTCGAGCGACAGACCACGGCGAGCCGCGACCTCTTCCGGGCGCTGCAGCATCTTCAGTGCGGCGACCGTCGCGTGCACGACGTTGATGGCGTTGTCGCTACCCAGCGACTTCGCCAGAATGTCATGAATGCCAGCGCATTCCAGCACGGCACGGCAGGCGCCACCGGCGATCACACCGGTACCCGGCGAGGCCGGACGCAGCATGACGACACCGGCCGCCGCCTCACCCTGAACCGGGTGGACGATGGTCGAGCCGATCATCGGGACGCGGAAGAAGTTCTTGCGAGCCTCTTCGACACCCTTCTGAATCGCCGCGGGAACTTCCTTGGCCTTGCCGTAGCCGACGCCGACCAGACCGTTGCCGTCACCGACGATCACGAGGGCGGTGAAGCTGAAGCGACGACCACCCTTCACGACCTTGGAGACGCGGTTGATCGCTACGACGCGCTCGAGCTGGTTCTTGTCGGCCTGCTGATCGCGACGGTCGTTGCCGCCACGGCGGTCACGGCCACCGCCGCGACCCTGGTTGTCGCCGCCACCGGCGGCACCATTCTGCTGTCCGGCGGGTCCGCTGCCGCCGTCACGCCGTTGACGTCCCGGCATCAGACGTTCCCTTCATTCTTGTTTGCAGTCATCAGAACTTCAACCCCGCTTCACGAGCGGCATCCGCGAGAGCGGCGATACGGCCGTGGTAATCGTGACCACCACGGTCGAACACGACGGCCTCGACACCGGCGGCCTTGGCGCGAGCGGCGATCAGCTCGCCGACCTTCTTGCTCTTGGCCGACTTGTCGCCGTCCACCGCGCGCACATCGGCTTCGATGGTCGAAGCGTAGGCAAGGGTCTTGCCGGCGCTGTCGTCCACGAGCTGAGCGTGCAGGTGCCGCGAGGAGCGGTTGACCACCAGGCGCGGACGCTCGGTGGTGCCTGCGACCTTCTTGCGCAGACGGAAGTGACGGCGGGTCTTCGACAGACGACGCGCAGTCGAGGCGTCCTTGCCGCGCGGCTTGCGCTTGGCAATCTGATTTTCGGTTTGCGCCATGATCACTTACCCGTCTTTCCGACCTTGCGGCGAACGACCTCGCCGGCGTAGCGGATGCCCTTGCCCTTGTACGGGTCGGGCTTACGCAGTCCGTGAATCACAGCGGAGATCTGACCGACCGCCTGCTTGTCGATACCGGACACGGAGAACTTGGTGGGCGATTCCACCGCGAAGGTGATACCAGCCGGGGCCTCGATCGGCACCGGGTGGCTGTAGCCGAGAGCGAACTCGAGGTTCGAGCCCTTGGCGGCCACACGGTAACCGACACCGAAGATTTCCATCTTCTTCTCGTAGCCCTTGGTGACGCCTTCGATCATGTTGGCGACGAGGGTACGGGTCAGGCCGTGCAGCGAACGGTTCTGCCGCTGGTCGTCCGGGCGGATGACCTCGAGCTGGCCGTCCTCACCCTTGGAGATGGTGATCGGTTCGGCGACAACGTGAGTCAGGGTGCCCTTGGGCCCCTTGACCGAGACGTTCTGGCCGTCGATGGTCACCTCGACGCCGGCAGGGATTGCGATGGGCTTCTTACCAATACGCGACATTTGTCCTACCTCCCTTACCAGACGTAGGCGAGGACTTCTCCGCCCACGCCTTGCTGCTTGGCCTGACGGTCGGTGAGCAGGCCGGTCGACGTGGAGATGATCGCCACGCCGAGGCCGCCCAGGACCTTGGGCAGGTTGGTGGACTTCGCGTA from Nocardia goodfellowii carries:
- the rpsE gene encoding 30S ribosomal protein S5, encoding MPGRQRRDGGSGPAGQQNGAAGGGDNQGRGGGRDRRGGNDRRDQQADKNQLERVVAINRVSKVVKGGRRFSFTALVIVGDGNGLVGVGYGKAKEVPAAIQKGVEEARKNFFRVPMIGSTIVHPVQGEAAAGVVMLRPASPGTGVIAGGACRAVLECAGIHDILAKSLGSDNAINVVHATVAALKMLQRPEEVAARRGLSLEDVAPAGMLRARALAAGGGK
- the secY gene encoding preprotein translocase subunit SecY — encoded protein: MLSAFVSAFRTPDLRRKILFTLGLIALYRLGAALPSPGVDYQAVQECIDLVSGGDNAGIYQLINLFSGGALLQLSVFAIGIMPYITASIIIQLLTVVIPRFEELRKEGQSGQTKMTQYTRYLSIALAILQATGLVALAARGQLLQGCQQDILADTSIFGMIIIVLVMTAGAALVMWFGEQITERGVGNGMSLLIFAGIAARIPSEGKNILDSRGGLVFGLVCVAALAIIAAVIFVEQGQRRIPVQYAKRVVGRKMYGGSSTYLPLKVNQAGVIPVIFASSLLYLPNLIAQLTSSTNNPDPSWWQEAINKYLVNPGNPVYIGIYFGLIVFFTYFYVAITFNPEERADEMKKFGGFIPGYRPGRPTADYLNFVLSRITLPGSLYLGLVAVLPNLFLDIGNSGGMQNLPFGGTAVLIMVSVGLDTVKQIESQLMNRNYEGFLK
- the map gene encoding type I methionyl aminopeptidase; protein product: MVFGRKSKKVVPFRTAGELDAMAAAGAIVGRALVAVREAAKPGVSTLELDEVAEQVIRDAGAVPSFKGYHGFPGSICSSVNDRIVHGIPNADDVLVEGDLVSIDCGAILDGWHGDSAWTFGVGTIIEADRLLSEATKLSMEAGIEAMVPGNRLTDISHAIELGTRAAEELHGRSYGIVDGYGGHAIGREMHMDPFLANEGAPGKGPKLVVGSVLAIEPMLTLGTTQSKVLDDDWTVVTLDGSRSAHWEHTVAVTEDGPRILTLRPE
- the rplF gene encoding 50S ribosomal protein L6; amino-acid sequence: MSRIGKKPIAIPAGVEVTIDGQNVSVKGPKGTLTHVVAEPITISKGEDGQLEVIRPDDQRQNRSLHGLTRTLVANMIEGVTKGYEKKMEIFGVGYRVAAKGSNLEFALGYSHPVPIEAPAGITFAVESPTKFSVSGIDKQAVGQISAVIHGLRKPDPYKGKGIRYAGEVVRRKVGKTGK
- a CDS encoding adenylate kinase, which encodes MRVVLLGPPGAGKGTQADLLSDKLGVPHISTGDLFRANISQQTPLGREAQKYMDAGDLVPSDVTNRMVEARVNEPDAANGFILDGYPRTVDQADALEKILGDMDSKLDAVLCFVVPEDTVVERMLARGRGDDNEGVIRNRLRVYREETEPLLTHYDGLVVSVDGVGEVDDVNARALRALGH
- the rplO gene encoding 50S ribosomal protein L15, whose amino-acid sequence is MTIKIHHLRPAPGAKTEKTRVGRGEGSKGKTAGRGTKGTKARKNVPAAFEGGQMPLHMRLPKLKGFTNRNRVEYQVVNVSAIAKLFPQGGEVGKAELVAAGAVRKNQLVKVLGDGEIGVAVQVTADKVTGSAKEKITAAGGTVTELG
- the dtd gene encoding D-aminoacyl-tRNA deacylase, whose amino-acid sequence is MRVVVQRVTAARVSVDGAIVGEIEPNPQGLVALVGVTHSDTEMTAKALADKLWRLRILDGERSAADVDAPILVVSQFTLYANTAKGRRPSWNAAAPGPVAEPLVDAFTQALRDLGATTATGKFGAHMHIDLSNDGPVTLLLEA
- the rpmD gene encoding 50S ribosomal protein L30, which codes for MAQLKVTQIKSTIGAKANQRDSMRTLGLRKIRQTVVREDTPQNRGLINVVRHLVTVEEV
- the rplR gene encoding 50S ribosomal protein L18 → MAQTENQIAKRKPRGKDASTARRLSKTRRHFRLRKKVAGTTERPRLVVNRSSRHLHAQLVDDSAGKTLAYASTIEADVRAVDGDKSAKSKKVGELIAARAKAAGVEAVVFDRGGHDYHGRIAALADAAREAGLKF